One region of Salvelinus namaycush isolate Seneca chromosome 3, SaNama_1.0, whole genome shotgun sequence genomic DNA includes:
- the hs3st3b1a gene encoding heparan sulfate glucosamine 3-O-sulfotransferase 3B1a, with translation MLFLWVYMIYCCVGYCSTMPSLMVSTASSKHSQHLEKVDPNKTLTRLQNEGDLESEHQEDPLDSLDPLFGASSRDLLNNENDLDSRGGEDWDEIRSEQRTLDNNVVSSLFNESGPVESKKLPQAIIIGVKKGGTRALLEFLRVHPDIRAVGAEPHFFDRNYDKGLEWYRDRMPETQEGQITMEKTPSYYVTKDVPARIHNMSPDTRLIVVVRDPVTRAISDYTQTRSKKPDIPSFESLAFKNRTTGLIDTSWSAVQIGMYAKHLERWLQYFPKDQLLFISGERLISDPAGEMTRVQDFLGLRRVVGHKHFHFNPAKGFPCLKRPEGNSKPHCLGKTKGRTHPSIDSEVVQRLREFYQPFNRRFYQMTGHDFGWGSWS, from the exons ATGTTGTTCCTGTGGGTGTATATGATATATTGCTGCGTCGGATACTGTTCAACCATGCCAAGTCTGATGGTCAGTACAGCCAGCAGTAAACATTCACAACATCTCGAAAAAGTTGACCCTAACAAGACTCTAACCAGACTCCAAAACGAAGGGGACTTGGAATCCGAACACCAAGAAGATCCGCTAGATTCTTTAGATCCGTTATTCGGCGCATCATCCAGGGACTTGTTAAATAATGAGAATGATTTGGACAGCAGAGGAGGGGAGGACTGGGATGAGATTCGAAGCGAGCAGAGGACGTTGGATAATAATGTCGTGTCAAGTCTCTTCAACGAGTCAGGGCCGGTGGAGAGTAAGAAGTTGCCCCAGGCGATTATCATCGGGGTGAAGAAGGGAGGCACACGGGCGCTGCTGGAGTTCCTCCGGGTTCATCCCGACATCAGAGCTGTTGGGGCCGAGCCGCACTTCTTTGATCGGAACTATGACAAGGGACTGGAGTGGTACAG aGACCGTATGCCTGAGACCCAGGAGGGTCAGATCACCATGGAGAAGACCCCCAGCTACTACGTCACTAAAGACGTCCCCGCCCGTATCCACAACATGTCCCCAGACACCAGGCTGATTGTGGTGGTCCGAGACCCCGTCACCAGGGCCATCTCAGACTACACTCAGACCCGCTCCAAGAAGCCTGACATCCCCTCCTTCGAGAGCCTCGCCTTCAAGAACAGGACTACGGGTCTCATCGATACGTCCTGGAGCGCCGTCCAGATCGGGATGTATGCCAAGCACCTAGAACGCTGGCTGCAGTACTTCCCCAAGGACCAGCTCCTCTTCATCAGCGGGGAGAGGTTGATCTCCGACCCGGCCGGGGAGATGACACGCGTACAGGACTTCCTGGGGCTCAGGAGGGTGGTCGGTCACAAACACTTTCACTTCAACCCAGCCAAGGGCTTCCCCTGTCTGAAGAGGCCGGAGGGGAATAGTAAGCCTCACTGTCTGGGGAAGACCAAAGGAAGGACTCATCCTAGTATTGACTCTGAGGTGGTACAGAGGCTGAGGGAGTTTTATCAACCTTTCAACAGGAGGTTTTATCAGATGACGGGACATGACTTTGGATGGGGTTCATGGAGCTGA